From the genome of Prunus persica cultivar Lovell chromosome G8, Prunus_persica_NCBIv2, whole genome shotgun sequence:
CTCGACGTTCTTCCTTTGGAAGTGGAAAGAGTACACCAGAAATAGATGTAACCTTGtcaaagaaatcaaattctcTTCGAAACACGTCAAGTGCCTTGGGAGTGAAACCATCAATAATATGCTGTCTGACGAGAGGCAACAATTCTTGAAAGGAACTATTCTGAAATGACGGCATCAATAAATACAAGTTATTAAGCAACGAATGATCGAGAAACCCAGACTATGCGAATGCATGCATATATCTATTTTAATATAGTAgcttttgtagtagtgatacAACAATAATGCAAACATATCTAATTCTACCCATATATGACCAGGTATGGATACCGAATGGAAGTACATTCTGGTGATGCAATAGGTGTTTGATAATGGACTAGgcagttttcttttctatcGGTTAAAAATGATAACACCACATAAGAAAATTAGTACACAAATTTCTTATGCCACAACTACGCACACTGAACCTGACTTAAAATTATTGGGTGAGGCTTCCAACTAGATTATAAGCCCAGAATGAAAAAGTTTAATCTAAGTCATGACATTACCCAAAAACACATCTCAACAACATGTAATCAACAACACTTGCACTATTTGAATACCATAGAAAgttattaaaagaaataatacaAACCTTTTAATGAAAAATTTCAGCTTCTATAAGCAATAAAATTATCATTGcacatgtttttaaaaattcactTGCAGATACGTAATATACAACAGCATGCAGCATACTGGTTAgcttcttattttatatatctttataATATAACTTTATTTATCATGTATTGTATAGACTTAACAATGCAATGCTAAATTCGTTTTCAACACAATGCCAACCAACAGACTCGAGGTTAGACATGAAGGAATAAGCAGATATTAGTTATCAACTTTctatataaaatcaaaatgtatggcatccaaaaaaaaaaaatttgaagaaacaaGGCCAGTCCCAATTCCCAGATTCTAGTCAGACCTTCACAGGGACAGCATCTTTTCCTGATTCTGGAACAAACGTCTCACCCTGCCATTTTTTAACACACAATCAAATTCTCAAAGATAAAAATACTTTCGTGTGTGTGAgtaagtgagagagagagagagagagagatagaatcAGGCTTCACCTGTAAGTGCCATATTAAAATATGGGCAAATATATCACTTCTTTGAGTTGCTCTAAGCAGATATCCTTCTACTAACCTCTGAAAAACAATTTAAGTATAAATCAGATACATAAAGAAATACTTGCAAAAGACAGAGTATAACAATGTTAAACAGGTTTGCAACTCCAGAAATATGGTCAAATTAAGGATCCTCAAACAAGTGCTACTATCCTCAAATATTCAATCAGTCTGGGTTACAGAACTGCGGTTGCACCAACTATCCCCAAATATTCATATAGAAACTAAATAGAGATAAATAGCATAAGCatataattacatatatataagtatgaAGAAACTTATaactataattaaaaataaaagataatgtAAAAGATATGACCTCAACTCTGATTTCAATTTCTActttcaaataatttaatttgtgttttgtatttaataatacaatattatttttggaaaatatatatgcatgaatAAACAAATTACATGCACGTTTTCACAGGTGAGACTGATGGATGAGGaggttctttatttatttaagtagAAGTGCATACTGAGAGGATTTTTCATCAGAATCCTGGCCAGAATTTGGTCACACATTCTTGACAATGTGTTCAACATACCATCACTAATAACAAAGTTTTTCTGCAAAATAAGTTAGACATATATCAAGATATTCAACTTTGTGGTTGGGAGATGCCAACACTTTATTGGACCCGTACTCATTTCACCCATTAGAAACTCCTCCAAATAGAATTTGAAATAAcagttttattcattttctgtaatctaaaatataaaatatgcaACAACCAGATTAAAGTTTTCAGAAATTGTGATatgtttatttaaaataaaccaaacttaaaaaagaaaaaactcaatCGGGACTAGTGAGGACCACTGAAGTTCACCCCAATATGAAGTGAAAGTTATAGATATTATTCTTCAAACAATCAAAACGAATCCTATACTTGGAAGTTTTAATAGGAGTTTATAGTATAAGATTGAGAATTCAAGGATTCTAAAAATTTGATTGGGAATTTAACAAGAATGAAGAATGGGATACAATAAAGTAAAAACTGAGCTTTAACTAATGCAATTCAATCCCATTCCTAATATAACACTGAATGAAAACAAATGTAGCTAAAGGAATTAAGATTGACCAGTTCCATTAACTCACCTCTTCATCATATCGCAAAGCCTGCACTAGCTGTGGCATGAAGAAAGTTACTCGTTCAGGAGGATAAGACTCCAGAACCCTAAGAACATATGCCATGACACGAGGATGCCCCTTATATGCAGGGGTAAGGAACTCAAGAGCTTGTGTGATTGAGCAAGCAGCCCAGTGTGGCAACTGTTGCAAAAGCACCGAGTTTTCATCAACTGCTTTTGGGGTAACAAAATATGGCAATGCTTCAGGAATGGATCGGATATCCAGTATATGTGACTGCGAAATAACCGAGTTCGATCAAGATGTATTAATGTATAAAGATCCCAGGAGTAACAAATGGTAATAAGGTTGATATCAACATAAAATTTATAACAAATTTACATTTCAATactttttgaaaagaaacaagaacgCTTGCTAAAAATGAGGTATAAAGGCAAAGTTAGTATAACTGGATATGGCCAACCTGCTGATTGTATTTAACCATTCAATACAAAATACAGAGATTTTCTGGACTGTAAAACATTGGGCTGGTAATAGTGGTTTCAACTAAATGGGGGTGTTTTGCTCCAAACAAAGCTGTTTGAACAGCACGATGCAGGCATGCAGACACGTCTGTCTAATAGGAAACTTGtaaacatgtatatacattATTACATATGCATAAACATAGCAACAGATAACTACTGCTAAAATATTGCAAAGTACCCCTTCCTCCTACAACTTAagaacacatttatacacccGTAGCAACAGATTATTAATACCAAAACATGTTAACAAGTGACTAGAAGTTATAAAAATAGCCATGGAGGATGCCGTTAGGTCATAAACTGAATTTAAACCATAAACTACGAATTGCTCAGCTAATTAACAGTATTTTCTTGACAATTTGTGGCATCCGCCGATCTGAAAAGATGCAAGCATGCTAATCATAGAGAAGTCTAACGTCCCACTTATAAACAAGATGACAACAAACTTCTCACATATCACAAGTGTTTAAGACACTCAAACAATTTTACTTGCTCATCTCGATAAGCCAAACCCAAACTTTACAATTCGTACTCTCCCTATTACAGACAGACATACCTGAACCAGCTGGGTTACTTCAGCCTTCAAAAATGTGTTTGTTGGGAACCGCGAGGCCAAGGATAAAGCAATTCGAGGATCAACAGCAAAGGCAGTCCTAGCATGCTCAACCCATTTCTCTGAACTAATTTTTTGCTTAGAAGAGGCACTCTCCCTGAGAGTAAGAGTAAAACAcaattcaaaagaaataagTTAAAATTCACATGGAACCATGGGTATTGAGAAAAGGTTCTAACAACTTTACAATGtgatgaatatatatatgtaaataaaaattacttcGTATTAGTGGGTTGCGACCAAACTTCAAGCCTGTCAGCCTCATGCTGGCATAGCATCAAAAGTAACTGCTTCCGTTTTTCTCTTCCCGCAGCATAGTTCTCCATCTGACCCCAGACAGGGTGATATTGATCGTTCTGCAAGTAGTAAGTGACTTTATGGATATATTGCAAAAAACAAACCTTACGGTGTCCAGtaataggaaaacaaaaaacaaaataagaacgTGTATTAGACATCATCTTCAtgcagaaaaaaaacattggaATGTACGCTGCAAACATGGTTATCTTACCACATCAACCAAAGTGGTCCCATTTTCTCGTCCCCTCCCTTTCAAATCAGATTGGACTGCTGCCTCTACTCGCTCATTCGAAAGGTAGTGGACAAATAAAGAGACAGATTGAGCTTCACTCTGGGAAAAATTCATATAGTTTGTGTCATACCATTCAGGCTCGTATGCAAACCAACCCAGAGAGGTCCTGTAGCATGCATCAAGAGAAACTTTCAACCAAATTGGGAACTGTACATGTATTCAACTTgaacaaaaattattcaaaaccTTACTGGCTTGACACCCTTTTATATGAGAAATTTCATATCATTATTTGGCAGGGAAAATATACCAAAAACTAAAGTATTAAAACTACGAACGCCATAAAATAGGGTATTTCCCATCCATTCTTGCAGACAAATTTCCTAATAAAGACCAACAATATAAATTTCACAAACTCAGTGACTACATTCAGTCATAAAGCTCCaaaactataaaaataaaaaataaaaacaagaaatcaaCCACATACAACTAAAATAACAAGTGCGACAACAAATTCTGCAACgaataaaaatgaacaaagtTGCAGTCATGTAGGACTGTGGCAGAGCAGTTCCAGAGCAGCGAGCATAGCATATAAAGAAATACAAGCTCCTACATCAACCTTCAATATATTGGCATACCTACTGATACTTAACTAGAACATATTACAACATGCTACATAACAAGTACATATTACGCAAAGGCAAGTAACTCCACTACAAAACAAGTACACATTACAACGTGCAAGCCAAGGTGCACTCATATGGTTGATGAAGTGCAAATAAATCTAATAATGCCCAATAAAATTGACAGTAAAAGACATAATTGCAGTAACCTATAAATCCGGTCTTCCAGTAACTGAAGCCCTGTTTTAAAGTTCTGCAAATTGCGCTGGGATTGGCATGAGCAGAACTTGAGCCCAAGAAGCATGACAGTGAAAAAAGTACCAGTAGCTGCAGGGTGGTGGGAAAAATTCCAGGGAAGCTTTGTCATCCCTTGTAACATTCGTCCAAGGAGCAAGAGTTGCTCAACACTGTTGTGTCGAACTACCTATACAGCCAATCAATATGATGAGAATATATAGGTCAGCACACATAAACCAGTTAAGAACCACAAgttgcaacataaaataaatgagagccattttcctaaaattaatttcttttctttgaggATGCATACTCCAACAGTTGgaaaatcaaaaataaataaataacaaaacgttaaaaacaagaagaatgaCACATACACCCCATACACCATAGTTATAAATAGTTTCCTAGTATCAATGTCTTTTAGAGTTGTTAAAGTTTCCAATAAAGAGCAAATTTAATTCCCAAACACAGTAACACAAACTAACTTAAGAGGTGAATAGTTACTTCAAAATAGTTATTATTTACTCGTGCATGCAATGAATACAATTCCTAACCTCAAAGCGGTCAATGAAAAATCCAAGCCATAATCTATGAGCCATTATTTGCTCAACAGGATCAATTTCAGGCTCTGCTTCTGGCTCTCCAGGAGAAAGGTGAGGCCTTAATTTTGCAGCAGGCCCAGAATATTTCACATCCGAAGCAAAGATACCACGTTTTGTATCAATGGTCCATAACCATGCATCAACAAGCTCCGCAAGGACTAGAGATCCCAATTCAGGCGCAGCAGACACTAACCAAGTCCAAACAAAAACACCAGTTTCCATTGCATCGGGCGTGGAAATGTAAGCAGGACACCAACAGAGAAGACGGAGAAGTTGGGAGAAGCCCTCtacatttgattttgaattagaGCCCTGGAAAGcaaaaacgaaaaacaaaactaacaaATCAGAGAAAGTAACATGACGCCTTAGGAATAAGCATGCAAGAATGAAGAGAAATAACATGACGCGTTAAAAATTGAGCATGCAATAATGTAGAGAAATAACACATATTTACCAGATTTGACAGCAGTAAAGCAGTTGCCTGGGAACAAGTCTTGCGAAATTGAGACTTGTCCGCTTCCACACCTTTCTCTGCAGCATTAACAAATTGCTGTAGTAAACGCACAAACTTTGTGAGCAATATCCCATTGAATTGATCATCCTCAGCTTGTGTCTGTTGAGGAAATGCTCCGGAGATCAACCTTTGAAGGCCAACACCAAGCCCAAATCCAGTTGGTGTGGTGCCAGATTGAAATCCACCAATGCTGTTATacaagcttctcatgccaGCAATTTCTCCTGCATGGTTACACTTCACAGTTGCACTGACTATACCAGTACTGAGCACCTCCAAATTGAATGCTTCTGTTAATTTTAAGTTTGCTCCTGATGCTGCAGCTGCAGCAGCCATTACTGCAGGAATATTTGCTGTTTGTATGCCATTCCAGCAATCAGTTTTACCTGTGCCAATCCGTATCTCCGATAAAAGAGAAACCACATCAGTTGTATGCTGTGCTCTTTGCCATGTGTTTGCTTTACAAAGCTTTTCCTGCAGTATGCAAATAGAAGAAAGGAGCaatcagacccaaaaaaaaccaactaaCATGAAAAATTAGGTCTAGGAGATGTTTGGTAACCCAAAATTATgagcagaattttaaaaactcGACACATAACAGATTTATGTTCATTTGAGAACATTCCAATGTTTAACATTTAAATTTTAGCTTGTTTGATACTGTCTAACAATTCAGCACATGACAaaaattattgaatatatttagTATAGCTGAATGCTGAAAAGAGTGATATCCAGCTCCTTCCATCCTTTGGCATCACACCAGAGCTTTCCTGGAATTAATCCAAGAGGTGGTCTTGGACTCACTCCAATTAGTGCAACACAACCCACAACCACCACTATCACCATTACCATTCCTGACTATCACTCGTAACATTATATTTCTGGTTGTAAtacataataatttaattaagaaaaatctgGTGTTTGTTTGCTACCATCCTCAATCTGTGTACAAGTATCATATATACCTTTCCACATAAAGGATTACACTTTAAGCTTCTTGGGTTGTACATTAGGAAGTTATTTATTCACCAAAATATATTAGTtcgtttctttaaaaaattatgttgactatattctctatttttccatttttagaAGAAGCACACTTGTATTAAGAATAAGCACAAGGTACAATGCAGTGGACCAATAAGTTTCAGGTTGAGTACATCCAGCACTTGTATTCAGCTCTTAAAAGTCAGTAtgtaaaattcaaatatcagtTTTCAGTACTTAATTTCTAGTTTCAACAAACAGCACCTAAAAGGATTTGTAGATGCATTAACTTACGTTGCTGAACTACGCATGTACAAGTTGTATACAACAGTAATAAAGAACGCATAACATCTTAAGAATAGAATATTCTAAAGCATGTACTTAAAGATCCATTTGAAGCCACTGTTGATCAAAAGAGATAAGAAGTGACTGTTGGATAAGATAGCAAACTGTTCACTACCCATATGTTCCAACCCTCAAAGCAAAACAATTGTCATTCAGAGGGGGTTCTCACTGATTAAAATGATATCATTTAGCAATATTGGACAGGCATACCACATGAATGCTCACGCATTTGACAATCAGAATATACTTATACTGACTTCATACATAGAAAGTATAGTAGTCAACCTGTAGGAGACCCTGGCTAGAGCAAGGAGCATATGAAAGTGATTTGAGGATCCACTCTCGAACAATCTTTTGGTACAAAGAACGAACTGTCACCACCCAACCAGGATCATTGACAACAGTAGAAGACGAATCATTATGAATTGAAAATAGCAGGGAATCAACACAAGATGAATTCCACAAGACCTGCATTCATGCCAATTGAGTTTTTTTCAACTTTATTAGGCAAGTTCAATGACAATGAGAACTGGGAAACAATGAGATAAATGAGTAATTTTTCCAATACAATCCTACCTGTGGAAACCTATCTTTAAGCTGGCTCAGCAAGATCACAGCAACATCCCGAATGTGTTCCTCTCTATGTGACATACTTTTGATGAGAAAGCAAGCATGGGCAGAAAGAGTTGACTCCCTAACCTCAGCTTCATTTCCTGTTTCAGATATCCGATCTTCCTGAACCCAGATCAAAGCAGCAGTGATGTTGACATGGCAGGCACATGCACGCGGAATAGGAGCAGTAAAACAAACATTGTACTAGAACAAAATTGTAAACTGCACTTCTAATAATTTACATTGTTATTTAAGGTGCTATTTATTTTGCATGAAAAATGTATCcaacaatattaaataattcaCATTCAGacaagaagaaataaatataaactgaAGCTATCTCAACCAAGGGCTTCAGTTTCGATCGGTATTCCAAAAGTAGAAAAATATACGACGACGGAAACATGatataaaacatatatattactGAAAGTTCTACAAActtcaaaaccaaccaattgCATCAATGTTACGCATAAGCTTTGAAAAATAGTTTCGTTCTTAATCAAAATTTGCATTTAAGGTGGGAAAAAGTTGGCGTTATTCTCGGTGCTCCACTAATAAGACTCTGAATATTAAATACAATATGTAAAATTTTCTCTGTTCCATTCCATGTTGTGTATGCTTTATAACAATATAAGAAACCTTAAGAATGCgagataaattttattaatgaaaacaTGCAGAGACATGGCAGCTGCAACATCTGTTTTCGCaacatttgaatttcaaatcacAATTATGGAATATTGACTAGAAAATGCAAGGAACCCTAGGATTGAAATTGTACCGAAATTTTATCGAAATTTCCACTGAATGATCTCTAAAATCTCCCAATTTTATCAGATATTGTACCGAAATACCACAATTGTCAATATTACCAAAATATCTCTGCAACTTCGGAGAAATCCTGGAAAGATATTGCTCCCCCCTCCTCTCCATGTTATGGATATTTTGGTAATATCAAAGATATTTAAAACCTTGATCTCATAAACACGTTCAATGCAACATATAACATCCCCTGGATGATGAATGGTGTCTACAtgaaaagaccaaaaaaaaaaaggaatatttTCAGAAGTTTTATGAAAGAACAAAGCCTTACCAGCCATGACACTGCTGTTTCAAAAGCCCTATGCACAGTTGCCATTAAACATTGGAAGACAGCAGGCACAAGATTTGGAGTTTTTAGGTATTCAAATACGCAACTGAATGCACTTCTAGAAGTAGCTAAACTAGTGCCACCATTGAGGATCCCACCATTGCTGCTGAATCGTATGATTTCCAAGAATGCTACAGCAAGAAGATAGGTAGCCTTCACACCTACAAAGCATTGGCAAGTAATGCTTTAATGCTTGTAGAAAGAGTGACTTCTAGCAAAGTCAAAGGAGCGTTTTCTTTCTTATATCAAAAGCAAAGATGAGAtttgtggacaattaatgaatACAGAGAATGCGTCTTTACTTCACCAGTAAGCACTAgtacaaataattaaataaccTGATATAGTGTTCATTGATGCAACGTCGACTCTCCCACCTAGAGCAGTAGAAAGAGCAGCTCTTTGGGTTACAGCAACTTTCTCATTCCCACTTCCTCGACGACTGTCAGGATTGTGAAGAGCATTGAGTTCCAACTCATCTTCAAGCCATTTCACTGAGCTAACAACCTGAAAGAGAGATATTATCATGTTAAAACTTCAGATACAAACAATCACTTTCAAGTGCATAAATACATGCAATCATCCAGAATTGGCAAGAAGTTGAATTCAATAAAGCTGCGAAAAACAAAAGTAGTAAACACTGGGGATAATCAGTCCCACCTGACACAGAATCCCCTGAAGCTATACCTGTCTAAGCATCATAGAGTATACATTCAAATTGAACAACAAACATGAGAAAGATGCAAGAagaaatttttcatttattttaggTGGATTCACTGGTATATTGAAGGAGAGATTTTCTTGATTTAGAGATGGACATAGATATAGATAGAGACTGAGCGACAGAGAGAGTGGCCTATGTATGAAGAGTCATGTCCTTGTGAGAAAATTCTGAGAGTGTGTTGTCTGTGCCTCCTATATTGTAATCGTTCTTCTCAGAGCAAcaaaaatttagttttattatgTGGATTCTCTTTTACCTAAAAAATGGTTGTCCAAATATATTTGCTTCAGTCGTGTTGTGTGTAGTTGGAACCATTCAGAATATTGATTCATACACATGGCTATGGAGCGTCAAACATCTAACAACATGACATTGAAGATTCACTATCTTACATTATGTAGTGTACACTTCGTAGGTTTTTGTAACTCcagaataataatttaaaaagaaaaacttcaaTTTGGGAACATATCCTCaccaaaggaagaaaagaaaacatttgaAGCAACTATATTCAgtatagaaaatttaaaaaccaaatttaattGCCAAAGAAAATTTCCATGTTAAGGAGACCACAGGGGCatactcaattttaaattacaGTACAAGCATCTACCCACAAAATGAGTTCCTGTTTACAACAGAACCAGAGCCAATTCCCATACAATGGATGTTGTCAGTGTGTGCGAGGGAAAcacagagaaagagatagaCAGACAGTCAGACAGAGATTATTATCATCCCAacaatatacaaaaataaatctaACATGTGAAAGTGCAGATAGCAAGTCcataattattttcacagcacaaaATCAAAGCGAACCCTAACGACTGTATGAATTAACATCATGTAAAAGAGAATAAGGCAAGAATACTTAATAAAAATCTTACAAGTGGAGGAGTTCCTTGAGCAATTCGCTGAACAGCAGAAGACCACTGTGCATTCCACATGTATGGTCCACCCACAGCTTGAAGAGGAATTGTGCCCATGCTTCCCACACTATTCAGTGTAGTGGAAAATGGTTTTGCAGGGTGTTGAGTATTCTGTATGGGAGGTGCTAAGCCAAAAAGAGCAACATAGAACCACAAGTTGCGAAATAACTTTAGAAGTGAAGGCTCCACATCTACAGAAGGATCAAAATCAGAACATATTTCAGCTACAGCGGGAAGTAGTGGCCCCAAAAAATCTGCTCCACTCCTGCAATAGTTAGATATcagataaaaaatttgaaacacaAAATGCAATGAGAAATGTTGATAAGTATCAGAAAACCAAAACCTCCGGGGTGCATAAGTTTTCATGAATTAAATGAAAGTTATATGAAAAACACGACGACATGCAATCAGAAGATATTATTTGAAAGAATTCTACCTTCCACTTTTGGATTCAGCAGCCAGCCCTACATCTGAGCATAAAGACAGCAGACGGTGACGATAGTCTGAACGCAATTTAGGATTCATAAGACCACTAGCTATCAGAAGGAATCCTGCAggaagagtctagaatgtgaTTGAACCAGTGAGAATCCATTTCATAGATATCAAGTCAAGCAATCAACAGTATCATGTGTAATTCATATGCTAGACATTATACGGACCTCAACACGTTCTGTTGTGGCTTCCTGTGGCACAGTTTTGCTTTCAGCAGATCCTAAACTTGAAAGTTTACTTAAGTAACTCCTTGTCATTAGAACAACAGTCTCACGATAGGACTTCTCAAAACCTAAACTTGCCATGCGTGATACCGCATCAAGGAGCTGTAGTAAAGTAGAAGAAATAATTGAGAACCCATATAATTAATCAATAGCTAACTTCTTACTGGATCTTGATCAGTGTTAATCAAACCTACTTGGTAAAgatgtttaaagaaaaacctaaataagaaaatccatgccaaaaggcaaagttacCATACCCGGAGTCGCAATAAACTAGGACTTGAAGCATCACCCTCTTCTAAGCTTTCAATAAATAGAGGTAATATCATGTCTACGACTTCAGGCTTCTTAACGGCAACATTCAGATCGGCTAGCAAGCGTATAACATTAAGCTGCACAACAGGAACTGCCTCTTTGTCTTTATCTTCCTGAAATTAGCAAGATGATAAAAGAATGCAATGAGATTAAGTCAAGCTAGGTACACAGGAAAAGTTGAGGGAAATCATTACTAAAAGGGCATCATGGTTTGGCATACTAAGAAAATGCAGTGCGTCAATCTTTCGGATAGAACAGAAGGTTTTGTGATAAGCTAAACTCTTCCTCACAGAAAGTACAAAcaagaaagggagagaaacCATAATTTCatcaaagtatatatattataagaaAAATCGTTTGCACATAGTACATACagataaaagttaaaacaaagacaaacacTACAACTTcagatatatgtatatgtacaaGTGTGCATTAAACAAGTAAATCTGTTATTTGTTAGTTAGTAACTGGTACAAAACAACCAACCTGTTCTTCATAGTCATTTCGTTCACGAATACTTGTAGCTAATCCCATTATGAATGTGTCAACTGGAGCTCGCTCCTTGGTCCAACAAGATTCAATTATCTCACAACTTGTCTTCATCACACTCTCAAACATCGCTCCCTG
Proteins encoded in this window:
- the LOC18766902 gene encoding phosphatidylinositol 4-kinase alpha 1; protein product: MEALTELCDLIAEHPTQFAEKLSWICGRCPPPEFLLCGSPRVSRSQLNAVLAVSRFISKCPDSADPRPKSVVLEFLRSVPASFNRSFWPQSFGNDSIASFFSDFLGYVCKATELSSDFATEITGFTGEVVVTAISNGGEDSGISRAFLMALSENFPPILPSDAEKLITMFMDQFAASGPVVQSPVTPRRIAANSETSSAQSSPLNGNHYQANESSSPRNEASNVTGSSGSVSSRGSVMVNGSSIVWKSGVDQLGLTFGLSEGGGAVMLRQQVSSFEEESVENLEKQEIAFKLVAHILDKVRIDSALLEQVRFIAKRQLQSMSVFLKIRKRDWNEHGALLKARINMKLSVYQAAAKLTLSCLACYETDVKSAKKLAHETLALLMDAAEACLLSVWRKMRVCEELFSSLLSELAQIAVKRGGQALRILLIRLKPVVLTVCAQADTWASSQGAMFESVMKTSCEIIESCWTKERAPVDTFIMGLATSIRERNDYEEQEDKDKEAVPVVQLNVIRLLADLNVAVKKPEVVDMILPLFIESLEEGDASSPSLLRLRLLDAVSRMASLGFEKSYRETVVLMTRSYLSKLSSLGSAESKTVPQEATTERVETLPAGFLLIASGLMNPKLRSDYRHRLLSLCSDVGLAAESKSGRSGADFLGPLLPAVAEICSDFDPSVDVEPSLLKLFRNLWFYVALFGLAPPIQNTQHPAKPFSTTLNSVGSMGTIPLQAVGGPYMWNAQWSSAVQRIAQGTPPLVVSSVKWLEDELELNALHNPDSRRGSGNEKVAVTQRAALSTALGGRVDVASMNTISGVKATYLLAVAFLEIIRFSSNGGILNGGTSLATSRSAFSCVFEYLKTPNLVPAVFQCLMATVHRAFETAVSWLEDRISETGNEAEVRESTLSAHACFLIKSMSHREEHIRDVAVILLSQLKDRFPQVLWNSSCVDSLLFSIHNDSSSTVVNDPGWVVTVRSLYQKIVREWILKSLSYAPCSSQGLLQEKLCKANTWQRAQHTTDVVSLLSEIRIGTGKTDCWNGIQTANIPAVMAAAAAASGANLKLTEAFNLEVLSTGIVSATVKCNHAGEIAGMRSLYNSIGGFQSGTTPTGFGLGVGLQRLISGAFPQQTQAEDDQFNGILLTKFVRLLQQFVNAAEKGVEADKSQFRKTCSQATALLLSNLGSNSKSNVEGFSQLLRLLCWCPAYISTPDAMETGVFVWTWLVSAAPELGSLVLAELVDAWLWTIDTKRGIFASDVKYSGPAAKLRPHLSPGEPEAEPEIDPVEQIMAHRLWLGFFIDRFEVVRHNSVEQLLLLGRMLQGMTKLPWNFSHHPAATGTFFTVMLLGLKFCSCQSQRNLQNFKTGLQLLEDRIYRTSLGWFAYEPEWYDTNYMNFSQSEAQSVSLFVHYLSNERVEAAVQSDLKGRGRENGTTLVDVNDQYHPVWGQMENYAAGREKRKQLLLMLCQHEADRLEVWSQPTNTKESASSKQKISSEKWVEHARTAFAVDPRIALSLASRFPTNTFLKAEVTQLVQSHILDIRSIPEALPYFVTPKAVDENSVLLQQLPHWAACSITQALEFLTPAYKGHPRVMAYVLRVLESYPPERVTFFMPQLVQALRYDEERLVEGYLLRATQRSDIFAHILIWHLQGETFVPESGKDAVPVKNSSFQELLPLVRQHIIDGFTPKALDVFRREFDFFDKVTSISGVLFPLPKEERRAGIRRELEKIELEGEDLYLPTAPNKLVRGIQVDSGIPLQSAAKVPIMITFNVIDRNGDHNDVKPQACIFKVGDDCRQDVLALQVISLLRDIFESVGINLYLFPYGVLPTGPERGIIEVVPNTRSRSQMGETTDGGLYEIFQQDYGPVGSPSFEAARENFIISSAGYAVASLLLQPKDRHNGNLLFDNVGRLVHIDFGFILETSPGGNMRFESAHFKLSHEMTQLLDPSGVMKSDTWNQFVSLCVKGYLAARRYMDGIINTVSLMLDSGLPCFSRGDPIGNLRKRFHPEMSEREAANFMIHVCTDAYNKWTTAGYDLIQYLQQGIEK